One Cydia amplana chromosome 18, ilCydAmpl1.1, whole genome shotgun sequence DNA segment encodes these proteins:
- the LOC134656622 gene encoding NAD-dependent protein deacetylase Sirt6 — protein sequence MSCNYAEGLSPYEHKGVLGIPEKFDSIDTFNKKCDLLAQLINQSKHVVVHTGAGISTSAGIPDFRGPNGVWTLEKKGKKPSINVSFADAKPTKTHLILKKLVECDKVHYIVSQNIDGLHLKSGLSRDYLSELHGNMFVDECNLCKRQFVRSAPVETVGKKCSGVPCAAAHVCGRPCRGRLYDGVLDWEHSLPENDLLMAEWHSSIADLSICLGTTLQIIPSGNLPLETVKYGGKLVICNLQPTKHDNKADLVINYYVDEVLEKVMNILGIDIPTYSEDENPMKKAESSVVDWTIDRYSVLTLEKMFKAKCKGVKKKRVLIKKRNSDVGISGTNCDDKAKIIKLEVKEEICDNKTENGHVNIVNENRQQIKVENEQNDVGIVGNGQKSTFENEQNDVDIVNENGQHIKIENEQNDVNAENKIGHNNIAEHKQNDVDVVNENVQNIAVENEQNDVDINENG from the exons ATGTCTTGTAATTATGCTGAGGGTTTATCACCCTATGAACACAAAGGTGTCCTAGGAATTCCTGAG AAATTTGATTCAATCGATACATTCAACAAGAAATGTGATCTATTGGCTCAACTCATAAATCAAAGTAAGCATGTGGTTGTTCATACTGGTGCTGGGATCAGCACTTCAGCTGGTATACCGGACTTCAG AGGACCAAATGGTGTATGGACTCTAGAGAAAAAAGGCAAAAAGCCCTCTATCAATGTCTCTTTTGCTGATGCCAAGCCTACAAAAACCCATCTGATACTAAAGAAACTTGTAGAGTGTGATAAAGTGCATTACATAGTGAGCCAAAACATAGATGGCTTGCATTTGAAGTCAGGGTTGTCACGGGATTACCTCTCCGAGCTACATGGGAACATGTTTGTTGATGAATGCAACTTATGCAAAAG GCAATTTGTCCGGAGCGCTCCAGTGGAGACAGTGGGCAAGAAGTGCAGCGGCGTGCCGTGCGCTGCGGCGCACGTGTGTGGCAGGCCTTGCCGCGGGCGGCTCTATGATGGTGTCTTGGACTGGGAGCACAGCTTGCCGGAGAATGATTTGCTCATGGCAGAGTGGCACTCTAG tattgCAGACCTCAGTATATGCCTAGGAACTACTTTACAAATCATTCCAAGCGGAAACTTACCTTTAGAAACAGTTAAATATGGAGGGAAACTAGTCATCTGCAACTTGCAACCCACAAAACAC GACAACAAAGCTGACCTTGTAATAAATTATTACGTCGACGAAGTTTTAGAGAAAGTTATGAACATACTTGGAATAGACATACCAACATATTCAGAGGATGAGAATCCTATGAAAAAGGCAGAATCTTCAGTAGTTGACTGGACCATAGATAGATATAGTGTTCTAACTTTAGAGAAAATGTTCAAAGCTAAATGTAAAGGGGTTAAAAAGAAACGGGTACTTATAAAGAAACGTAATAGTGATGTGGGTATCAGTGGAACAAACTGTGATGATAAGgccaaaataataaaactagaaGTAAAAGAAGAAATTTGTGACAATAAGACAGAAAATGgacatgtaaatattgtaaacgaAAATAGACAGCAGATTAAAGttgaaaatgaacaaaatgatgTAGGCATTGTAGGAAATGGTCAAAAAAGTACATttgaaaatgaacaaaatgatgtggatattgtaaatgaaaatggACAGCATATCAAAAttgaaaatgaacaaaatgatgTAAACGCGGAAAATAAAATTGGGCATAACAATATTGCTGAACATAAACAAAATGATGTGGACGTTGTAAATGAAAATGTACAAAATATTGCCGTtgaaaatgagcaaaatgacGTGGACATCAATGAAAATGGATAA
- the LOC134656352 gene encoding lon protease homolog, mitochondrial, with amino-acid sequence MHSASVLLRNTVLFNPNLKSSARLARNLTKVASHSKSAEKSLSGCVRSRLWAQGSRVCSANHNAAVLNRQLGSVRLYSTGNKNDPPEEDAELKEDTPLFSSQLPAPVAVPEVWPQVPVIAINRNPVFPRFIKLIEISNPALIDLIRRKVKLNQPYIGIFLRKKEDEKSDVVSSLDDLHQVGVFAQIHEMQDMDFKLRLVVMAHRRIKITGQFIEDEIEVGPAEMKLKFPVFNVEFNVTREESDAERRRRKHRNTRKQKPVAEEPKDPEIQAEDKKKVPDQVMMVKVENLMHEKFQQTEEVKALTQEVIKTIRDIINLNPLYRESLHHMLAQGQRVVDNPVYLSDLGAALTGAEPAELQAILEEMDIPKRLMMSLSLLKKEYELSKLQQKIGKEVEEKVKQQHRKYILHEQLKVIKKELGLEKDDKDAIGDKFRERLAGKTVPDAVQTVIDEELNKMNFLESHSSEFNVTRCYLDWLTSLPWGITSKENLELKDAQIILDEDHYGMEDIKKRILEFIAVSQLKGSTQGKILCFHGPPGVGKTSIARSIARALNRQYFRFSVGGMTDVAEVKGHRRTYVGAMPGKLVQCLKKTGTENPLVLIDEVDKIGKGVHGDPSSALLELLDPEQNANFLDHYLDVPIDLSRVLFICTANVVEQIPEPLRDRMELIDMSGYVAEEKLAIAQQYLVPTARKNCGLTEEQLNLTSEALTSLIKSYCRESGVRNLQKHIEKISRKVAYKIVKQEAEHLTVNDSNLSELVGKPTFKHDRMYAVTPPGVVMGLAWTAMGGSTLYIETALRNAHQDDKSPMGSLELTGHLGDVMKESARIALTVARNYMHKHHPDNTFLNTSHIHLHVPEGATPKDGPSAGCTITTALLSLALRRPVRELAMTGEISLTGRVLPVGGIKEKIIAAKRVGVKCVILPEENRRDFDDLPSFIRDDIDVHFVSDYQDVFRVALDEQPKREWKATN; translated from the exons ATGCATAGCGCCAGTGTTTTATTGCGGAACACGGTGTTATTCAATCCGAACTTGAAGTCTTCTGCTCGTTTAGCCCGTAACTTAACAAAAGTTGCATCACATAGTAAATCAGCCGAGAAATCTTTGTCGGGTTGTGTTAGAAGTAGATTGTGGGCTCAGGGAAGTCGCGTGTGTAGTGCTAATCACAATGCTGCGGTTTTAAATCGTCAATTGGGAAGTGTGAGGTTATATTCGACGGGCAACAAGAATGACCCGCCGGAGGAGGATGCGGAGCTGAAAGAGGATACGCCGCTGTTCTCGAGCCAGCTGCCGGCGCCGGTGGCGGTGCCCGAGGTATGGCCGCAGGTTCCGGTCATCGCTATTAACAGGAACCCCGTGTTTCCAAGATTCATCAAGTTGATTGAG ATCTCAAATCCTGCCTTAATTGACTTAATAAGACGGAAAGTGAAACTCAATCAGCCGTACATTGGCATATTCCTCCGCAAGAAGGAAGATGAGAAGTCCGATGTGGTCTCCAGCCTTGATGACCTGCACCAG GTGGGCGTCTTTGCCCAAATACATGAGATGCAGGATATGGACTTCAAGCTGCGGCTAGTAGTGATGGCTCACCGAAGGATAAAGATCACCGGACAGTTCATTGAGGATGAGATAGAAGTGGGGCCTGCCG AAATGAAGCTAAAGTTTCCCGTGTTTAACGTTGAGTTTAACGTCACCCGCGAAGAGTCCGACGCggagcgccgccgccgcaagCACAGGAACACGAGGAAACAGAAACCAGTCGCCGAAGAACCCAAGGACCCAGAGATACAGGCAGAGGATAAGAAGAAGGTTCCGGATCAAGTTATGATGGTGAAGGTTGAGAATCTGATGCATGAGAAGTTCCAGCAGACGGAGGAGGTGAAAGCGTTGACACAGGAAGTTATTAAGACTATCAGGGATATTATCAACTTGAATCCTTTGTACAG GGAATCTTTGCACCACATGTTGGCACAAGGGCAAAGGGTGGTAGACAACCCGGTGTACCTGAGCGACCTCGGCGCCGCCCTCACAGGCGCCGAGCCTGCCGAGCTGCAGGCTATTCTCGAGGAGATGGAC ATTCCGAAGCGGCTGATGATGTCACTATCGCTGCTCAAGAAAGAGTACGAGCTATCGAAGCTGCAACAGAAGATAGGCAAGGAGGTCGAGGAGAAGGTCAAGCAACAACACCGGAAGTACATACTTCATGAACAGCTAAAG gtGATAAAGAAAGAGCTAGGATTAGAAAAGGACGACAAAGACGCGATAGGTGATAAGTTCCGCGAGCGACTGGCCGGCAAGACCGTACCGGACGCCGTACAGACCGTCATAGACGAGGAACTTAATAAGATGAACTTCCTTGAAAGCCACAGCTCGGAGTTCAA CGTGACCCGTTGTTACCTGGACTGGCTGACGTCCCTGCCCTGGGGTATCACGTCCAAAGAGAACCTCGAACTGAAAGACGCCCAAATAATACTGGACGAGGACCATTACGGCATGGAGGATATCAAGAAACGTATCCTAGAGTTTATAGCGGTCTCGCAGCTGAAAGGCAGTACGCAGGGCAAGATACTCTGCTTCCACGGCCCGCCGGGAGTTGGCAAGACTAGTATAG CCCGCTCCATAGCGCGTGCGCTCAACCGCCAATACTTCCGGTTCTCCGTGGGCGGTATGACGGACGTGGCCGAGGTCAAAGGTCACCGCCGCACCTACGTCGGCGCGATGCCCGGCAAGCTGGTGCAGTGCCTTAAGAAGACTGGTACTGAGAACCCACTGGTTCTCATTGATGAAGTCGACAAGATTGGCAA GGGCGTCCACGGGGATCCATCATCAGCCCTCCTAGAACTACTGGACCCGGAGCAAAACGCCAACTTCCTCGACCACTATCTCGACGTACCGATCGATCTGTCTCGGGTGTTATTCATCTGTACCGCCAACGTGGTGGAACAGATTCCGGAGCCATTGCGTGATAGGATGGAGCTTATTGATATGTCTG gttatgTCGCAGAGGAGAAACTAGCGATAGCCCAGCAGTACCTGGTACCGACGGCGCGCAAGAACTGTGGGCTGACTGAAGAACAGCTCAATCTCACGTCAGAGGCGCTGACGTCGCTCATCAAGTCTTACTGCCGGGAGAGCGGAGTCAGAAATCTGCAGAAACATATAGAAAAG ATATCCCGCAAAGTCGCCTACAAGATAGTGAAACAAGAAGCGGAGCATCTGACCGTAAACGACAGTAACTTGTCCGAGTTAGTCGGCAAGCCCACGTTCAAGCACGACCGCATGTACGCCGTGACGCCGCCCGGCGTCGTCATGGGACTCGCCTGGACCGCCATGG GTGGCAGCACTCTCTACATAGAAACCGCACTTCGCAACGCGCACCAAGACGACAAGTCGCCGATGGGCTCGCTCGAGCTGACCGGCCATCTCGGTGACGTCATGAAGGAGTCCGCCCGCATCGCGCTCACTGTCGCAAGGAACTACATGCACAAACACCATCCAGATAACACTTTCCTTAACACTAG TCACATCCACCTGCACGTGCCCGAAGGCGCGACGCCCAAGGACGGTCCGTCAGCAGGCTGCACCATCACCACGGCGCTACTGTCTCTGGCCCTACGTCGCCCCGTACGGGAGCTCGCCATGACGGGCGAGATCTCGCTCACGGGACGCGTACTACCCGTAGGAGGCATCAAAGAGAAGATCATAGCG GCGAAACGAGTCGGCGTGAAATGCGTGATCCTTCCCGAGGAGAACCGGCGGGACTTCGACGACCTTCCGTCGTTCATCCGAGACGACATCGACGTGCACTTCGTGAGCGACTACCAGGACGTGTTCCGCGTGGCGCTGGACGAGCAG CCCAAACGTGAGTGGAAAGCCACCAACTGA